A part of Actinomycetota bacterium genomic DNA contains:
- a CDS encoding phosphatidylinositol mannoside acyltransferase produces MLRFRELAEQGLRRAREEAPGYVKYFLFRGACYLVGAVPARVSHAVALSVGEVTYRLSRRKREVVYENMRRVRPEAGPEEWRRLARGCFREYARYWVDFLRCYHLTFPEIFYELVVPHGVEWFTRCLSRGRGAVLALPHYGSWDMIGGWVGHQFPFWAVAERLKPRPMYEFHTELRRRMGIRIIPLGENTVEKVIEVLMRNEMVALLSDRVIAGAGVEVEFFGEKVLMPVGPALLAVKLGTPVIPCQIILQDGKYHGYVGPPLDVEITGDTRRDVQVNTQKLARVFEDFIRRDPTQWHMFQPIFGKGGSGVQAGGGEGKGDN; encoded by the coding sequence ATGTTACGGTTCCGGGAGCTGGCGGAGCAGGGGTTGAGAAGGGCGCGCGAGGAGGCGCCGGGATACGTCAAGTACTTCCTTTTCCGGGGCGCCTGTTACCTGGTGGGCGCGGTCCCGGCGAGGGTCTCCCATGCCGTGGCCCTCAGCGTGGGAGAGGTCACCTACCGGCTGTCCAGGCGCAAGCGGGAGGTGGTATATGAGAACATGCGGCGGGTGAGGCCGGAGGCAGGGCCGGAGGAGTGGCGTCGCCTGGCGCGGGGCTGTTTCCGGGAGTACGCACGCTACTGGGTGGATTTCCTCCGCTGCTACCATCTCACCTTTCCGGAAATATTTTACGAGCTGGTGGTCCCCCACGGAGTGGAGTGGTTCACCCGCTGCCTTTCCCGGGGGCGGGGCGCCGTTTTGGCCCTGCCCCACTACGGGAGCTGGGACATGATTGGCGGCTGGGTGGGACACCAGTTTCCCTTCTGGGCGGTGGCCGAGCGCCTCAAGCCCCGGCCCATGTACGAGTTCCATACCGAGCTGCGCAGGAGGATGGGCATCCGGATCATCCCCCTGGGGGAGAACACGGTGGAGAAGGTAATCGAGGTGCTGATGCGGAACGAGATGGTGGCCCTCCTCTCGGACCGGGTGATAGCTGGGGCCGGGGTGGAGGTAGAGTTCTTCGGGGAGAAGGTCCTCATGCCCGTGGGTCCCGCCCTCTTGGCGGTGAAGCTGGGCACGCCGGTCATCCCCTGCCAGATAATCCTCCAGGACGGCAAGTACCACGGTTACGTGGGTCCTCCCCTGGACGTGGAGATCACCGGGGACACCCGCCGCGACGTCCAGGTGAACACCCAGAAGCTGGCCCGGGTCTTCGAGGATTTCATCCGCCGGGACCCCACCCAGTGGCACATGTTCCAGCCCATCTTCGGGAAGGGCGGATCCGGCGTCCAGGCTGGAGGGGGAGAAGGGAAAGGCGACAATTGA
- a CDS encoding glycosyltransferase family 4 protein, which translates to MNIGLVSPYSWDVPGGVNRHVERLAAYLRERGHRVTIIAPGGEAGEGFYSAGRTVPVPANRSVANICFGPGAAARVRRFLAASRFDVLHLHEPLIPSVSMLALLYSRAANVGTFHAAREGGSLGYLLARPVLEPLVRRLHLRAAVSPAAVELVSRYFPGEYRLLPNGVDTQRFNPRGGNLFHEIIGPHGTSKRLGECVGGGWGAGEDAETVHWEGARGSPSPAEGGLKRRISGLDPAAFHLLFVGRKEPRKGLHVLLRALPRVRREHPEVRLLVVGTDGGRRGEEGVTWLGRLPDELLPAAYRTAQVMVVPSLGRESFGIILLEAMACGVPVVASDIPGYRSVVEDGVQGLLVPPGDPEALASAILALVEDAHLRRRLAEAGRERAEEYSWERLVAKVEEAYREALETKALREG; encoded by the coding sequence ATGAACATCGGCCTGGTTTCGCCGTATTCCTGGGACGTTCCGGGCGGGGTCAACCGCCACGTGGAACGGTTGGCTGCCTATCTCAGGGAGAGGGGACACCGGGTGACGATCATCGCCCCCGGGGGTGAAGCGGGGGAAGGATTCTATTCCGCCGGGCGTACCGTCCCCGTCCCCGCCAACCGCTCGGTGGCCAACATCTGTTTCGGTCCCGGGGCGGCGGCCCGGGTGAGGCGTTTCCTGGCCGCCTCGAGGTTCGACGTCCTGCACCTGCACGAGCCCCTCATTCCCAGCGTGTCCATGCTGGCCCTCCTGTACTCCCGGGCGGCCAACGTGGGGACCTTCCACGCCGCCCGGGAAGGCGGGAGCCTGGGCTACCTTCTGGCCCGCCCCGTTCTCGAGCCCCTGGTGAGGCGGTTGCATCTGCGCGCGGCGGTGAGTCCGGCGGCCGTGGAGCTGGTCTCCCGTTACTTCCCTGGCGAGTACCGCCTCCTGCCCAACGGGGTGGACACGCAACGCTTCAATCCGCGGGGTGGGAACCTTTTCCATGAGATAATCGGGCCCCACGGGACGTCGAAAAGGCTGGGAGAATGTGTCGGGGGCGGATGGGGTGCCGGTGAGGACGCAGAAACGGTTCACTGGGAGGGGGCGCGCGGGTCCCCGTCTCCGGCGGAAGGGGGGCTGAAGCGGAGGATTTCCGGTCTGGACCCCGCGGCCTTCCACCTCCTCTTCGTGGGGCGGAAGGAACCGCGGAAGGGCTTGCACGTCCTCCTGAGGGCCCTCCCGCGGGTAAGGAGGGAGCATCCCGAGGTGCGGCTCCTGGTGGTGGGAACCGACGGGGGGAGACGCGGGGAGGAAGGGGTAACCTGGCTGGGTCGGCTTCCGGACGAGCTCCTTCCCGCCGCCTACCGCACGGCGCAGGTAATGGTCGTCCCTTCCCTGGGCCGGGAGAGCTTCGGCATCATCCTCCTGGAGGCCATGGCCTGCGGGGTCCCCGTGGTGGCCTCGGATATACCGGGTTACCGCTCCGTGGTGGAGGACGGGGTACAGGGCCTGCTGGTGCCCCCCGGCGACCCGGAGGCGCTGGCATCGGCCATCCTTGCCCTGGTGGAGGACGCGCACCTGAGGAGGAGGCTGGCGGAGGCGGGCAGGGAACGAGCGGAGGAATATTCCTGGGAGAGGCTGGTAGCCAAGGTGGAGGAGGCCTACCGGGAAGCCCTGGAGACCAAGGCCCTCCGTGAGGGCTGA
- a CDS encoding inositol monophosphatase family protein encodes MRVQEIEELCRELAEEIRNLVRPRLGMKASRSMEGRGASGDSTFSIDEEAESLVEARLGDYPRVAFFSEDRGLVGEEGAEWVLVVDPIDGTRPAAAGLEACCVSVAAAPLRRGERESAVLGDVVYGLVREIKNDARFEARRGGGATMYLEGERKEMVIHPHHDISTLFWTLGFRGRPALPTVLVLEELIDTSSVDGGLFDLGSATFCITRLLTGQLDAYVDVGDRMLREVPELEEMFLRVGHGHPLNNSSYDLAAAALIAREAGLVITDAFGNPLEGYPLLLSGRAGQLSCVAAVCADLHAAILQCIERGMIRMRAHYGW; translated from the coding sequence ATGCGGGTACAGGAGATAGAGGAGCTGTGCCGGGAACTGGCCGAGGAGATCCGTAACCTGGTGCGCCCGCGCCTGGGCATGAAGGCCTCGCGCAGCATGGAAGGGAGGGGAGCCAGCGGGGATTCCACCTTCTCCATAGACGAGGAAGCGGAGAGCCTCGTGGAGGCCAGGCTCGGGGATTATCCCCGGGTGGCCTTCTTTTCCGAGGACCGGGGCCTGGTGGGGGAGGAAGGGGCGGAGTGGGTTCTGGTGGTGGATCCCATCGACGGTACCCGTCCGGCAGCCGCCGGCCTGGAGGCCTGCTGCGTGTCGGTGGCCGCGGCTCCCCTGCGACGCGGGGAAAGGGAGTCGGCGGTCCTGGGGGACGTGGTCTACGGCCTGGTAAGGGAGATAAAGAACGACGCCCGGTTCGAGGCCCGCCGCGGCGGCGGGGCCACGATGTACCTGGAGGGGGAGAGGAAGGAGATGGTCATCCATCCCCACCACGATATATCCACCCTCTTCTGGACCCTGGGCTTCCGGGGCCGACCCGCCTTGCCCACTGTCCTGGTCCTGGAGGAGCTCATCGACACCTCCAGCGTGGATGGGGGGCTCTTCGACCTGGGAAGCGCCACCTTCTGCATCACCCGGCTGCTGACCGGGCAGCTCGACGCCTACGTGGACGTGGGAGACCGCATGCTTCGCGAGGTCCCGGAGCTGGAGGAGATGTTCCTTCGCGTGGGTCACGGCCATCCTCTAAATAACTCCTCCTACGACCTGGCCGCCGCCGCCCTCATCGCCCGCGAGGCCGGCCTGGTCATAACCGATGCTTTCGGGAATCCCCTCGAGGGTTATCCCCTGCTGCTTTCGGGGAGGGCCGGACAGCTATCCTGCGTGGCCGCGGTGTGCGCCGACCTGCACGCGGCGATACTGCAATGCATAGAGCGGGGCATGATACGCATGCGCGCCCACTACGGCTGGTGA
- a CDS encoding LysE family transporter → MNLISIFFISLGVGLSGALMPGPLLTVTITESYRRGFIAGPLLVAGHVILEGTLVILLVLGLDKVIGNHLFFGLVGVAGGAFLFWMGLGMALEVRDGKLHLDLRDLGTARIGPFAAGLTTSLSNPYWSLWWATFGLSWLLRSMERGVAGVLSFYTGHIMADVLWYFLVALLVVTGKRFISDRVYNYVILGCGAFLIILGARFAGDGLAHLL, encoded by the coding sequence GTGAACCTGATCTCCATCTTCTTCATATCCCTGGGAGTGGGCCTTTCCGGTGCCCTGATGCCCGGGCCGCTGCTCACGGTCACCATCACCGAGTCCTACCGCAGGGGATTTATCGCCGGTCCCCTGCTGGTGGCGGGGCACGTGATACTGGAGGGCACCCTGGTCATCCTCCTGGTGCTGGGCCTGGACAAGGTAATCGGGAACCACCTCTTCTTCGGGCTGGTGGGAGTGGCGGGTGGAGCCTTCCTCTTCTGGATGGGGCTGGGGATGGCCCTCGAAGTCAGGGACGGGAAGCTGCATCTCGATCTTCGAGACCTGGGAACCGCGCGCATCGGCCCCTTTGCCGCCGGTCTCACCACCAGCCTTTCCAACCCCTACTGGTCGCTGTGGTGGGCCACCTTCGGACTCAGCTGGTTGCTTCGCTCCATGGAAAGAGGAGTGGCGGGCGTCCTCTCTTTCTATACCGGGCACATCATGGCCGACGTGCTATGGTATTTCCTGGTGGCCTTACTGGTGGTCACCGGGAAGAGGTTCATCTCCGACCGGGTTTACAATTACGTGATACTGGGATGCGGCGCCTTCCTCATCATCCTGGGGGCCCGCTTTGCCGGGGACGGCCTGGCCCACCTCCTTTGA
- a CDS encoding LemA family protein has translation MVAFLIAIAVLVFLVIAWFVYYYNKLIRDRNRVDNAWHQIDVQLKRRYDLIPNLVETVKGYAAHEKEVFEKVTQARAMGINARTVGEQAQAENAITQALKTLFAVAENYPDLKANQNFLMLQEELAGTESKIAFARQFYNDSVMAYDTARQKFPGNIVAGMFSGTFTPREYFEIEIAAEREAPRVQF, from the coding sequence ATGGTGGCTTTCCTGATAGCGATCGCGGTGCTGGTTTTCCTGGTCATCGCCTGGTTCGTGTACTACTACAACAAGCTGATACGCGACCGCAACCGGGTGGATAACGCCTGGCACCAGATAGATGTCCAACTGAAGAGGAGGTACGACCTGATACCCAACCTGGTGGAGACGGTCAAGGGATACGCGGCCCACGAGAAGGAGGTCTTCGAGAAGGTCACTCAGGCCCGGGCCATGGGCATCAACGCCCGCACCGTGGGCGAGCAGGCCCAGGCGGAGAACGCCATCACCCAGGCTTTGAAAACCCTTTTCGCCGTGGCGGAGAACTACCCCGACCTCAAGGCCAACCAGAACTTCCTCATGCTCCAGGAGGAACTGGCGGGCACGGAGTCCAAGATCGCCTTCGCGCGCCAGTTCTACAACGACAGCGTGATGGCCTATGACACGGCGCGCCAGAAGTTCCCCGGCAACATCGTAGCCGGAATGTTTTCGGGTACCTTCACGCCGCGGGAATATTTCGAGATCGAGATCGCCGCGGAGAGGGAAGCCCCCAGGGTGCAGTTCTGA
- a CDS encoding M48 family metalloprotease, whose protein sequence is MTFYDQISRNKWKSALLVSIFIAFILLLGFLVGYIWGPERAMVGLIIATVVATVMAFTSYYHSDKVALAAAGARPVTREEYPYYVNTVEGLAIAAGLPMPRTYIIDTPAMNAFATGRDPEHAAIAVTTGLLERCNRLELEGVIAHEMSHIKNYDIRLMSMVVVLVGLVVIFSEVLFRMFLFGGGGRRREGGDGEGAGIIYLAIMILGLIFLILSPIIAQLLQLAISRRREFLADANGAMLTRYPEGLASALEKLTREARPFPRASKATAHLFIVQPFRKEGGERIHRRSSIWDTHPPVEERIRRLRAMAGMEGMYTQAQMESRA, encoded by the coding sequence GTGACCTTTTACGACCAGATAAGCAGGAACAAGTGGAAGTCGGCCCTCCTGGTGTCCATCTTCATAGCTTTCATCCTGCTGCTAGGGTTCTTGGTGGGCTACATCTGGGGGCCCGAGCGGGCCATGGTGGGACTTATCATCGCCACCGTGGTGGCCACCGTCATGGCCTTTACCAGTTATTACCATAGCGACAAAGTGGCCCTGGCCGCCGCGGGTGCCAGGCCGGTCACCAGGGAGGAATACCCTTATTACGTGAACACCGTGGAGGGGCTGGCCATCGCCGCCGGGCTTCCCATGCCCCGAACCTACATCATCGATACCCCGGCCATGAACGCCTTCGCCACCGGGAGGGACCCGGAGCATGCGGCCATCGCCGTGACCACCGGTCTCCTGGAGAGGTGCAATCGCCTGGAGCTGGAGGGGGTCATCGCCCACGAGATGTCCCACATCAAGAACTACGACATCCGTCTCATGAGCATGGTGGTGGTCCTGGTGGGGCTGGTGGTCATCTTCTCCGAGGTGCTCTTCCGCATGTTCCTCTTCGGGGGAGGGGGCAGGCGCCGCGAGGGCGGCGATGGCGAGGGGGCAGGCATCATCTACCTGGCCATCATGATCCTGGGGCTTATTTTCCTCATCCTTTCCCCCATCATCGCCCAGCTCCTGCAGCTGGCCATCTCCCGGCGGAGGGAGTTCCTAGCCGACGCCAACGGGGCCATGCTCACCCGCTACCCGGAGGGTCTGGCCAGCGCTTTGGAGAAGCTTACCCGGGAAGCCAGGCCCTTCCCGCGGGCCAGCAAGGCCACCGCGCACCTCTTCATCGTGCAGCCCTTCCGCAAGGAGGGTGGAGAGCGCATCCACCGGCGCTCCAGCATCTGGGACACCCATCCGCCGGTGGAGGAGCGCATCCGCCGCCTGCGGGCCATGGCCGGGATGGAGGGAATGTACACCCAGGCCCAGATGGAATCAAGGGCCTGA
- a CDS encoding nucleotidyltransferase domain-containing protein, with the protein MRIRYLDRAAIEDALRSYIHRLASEFPEVRRVVLFGSFVREEGVPGSDVDILIELSGSKLPFLDRIPRYLPRRFPVGVDVFPYTTDELRTLLEEGNHFLRRALDEGREILSR; encoded by the coding sequence GTGAGGATAAGATATCTGGACCGGGCCGCCATTGAAGATGCTCTACGTTCCTACATTCACCGGCTGGCCTCGGAATTCCCGGAGGTAAGAAGGGTGGTCCTCTTCGGCTCGTTCGTCCGCGAGGAGGGAGTCCCGGGAAGCGACGTGGACATCCTCATCGAGCTCTCCGGCAGTAAACTGCCCTTCCTCGACCGCATCCCCCGCTACCTCCCGCGTCGTTTCCCGGTGGGGGTGGACGTCTTCCCCTATACCACCGACGAACTCAGGACCCTCCTCGAGGAGGGAAACCACTTCCTGCGTCGCGCGCTTGATGAAGGAAGGGAGATCCTCTCCCGTTGA
- a CDS encoding HEPN domain-containing protein yields MASRHADWLRQARRDLEHARHALRDGEYEWSCFAAHQAAEKAVKALYQKLGADAWGHSVSILLSQLPSELVPPPELLDRARELDKHYIPPRYPNSHPQGAPMDYYTLEEAERAVSHGEEVISFCEDKISGPGRH; encoded by the coding sequence ATGGCTTCCAGGCACGCCGACTGGCTCCGCCAGGCAAGAAGGGACCTCGAGCATGCCCGTCACGCCCTGCGGGACGGCGAGTATGAATGGTCCTGTTTCGCCGCCCATCAGGCGGCGGAGAAGGCGGTCAAGGCCCTTTACCAGAAACTGGGCGCGGATGCCTGGGGACACTCGGTGAGCATCCTCCTTTCCCAGCTCCCCTCCGAGCTGGTCCCGCCGCCGGAATTGCTGGACAGAGCCCGGGAGCTGGATAAACACTACATCCCTCCCCGTTATCCCAATTCCCATCCCCAGGGAGCGCCGATGGACTACTATACCCTCGAGGAGGCGGAAAGGGCGGTAAGCCATGGAGAAGAGGTCATCTCCTTCTGTGAGGATAAGATATCTGGACCGGGCCGCCATTGA
- a CDS encoding SNF2-related protein, producing MPPRRDFGRTWWGRAWMEALERIDRDTNRLPRGRTYARSGRVLEIGLAEGKVWASVQGTRPRPYRVSIAFREFTPEEGSKIVLLLAKRPSISCDLSLGKLPEQMLEALEEAGVPLFPSSWKDIRASCSCPDWANPCKHIAAVYYLLANEIDKDPFITFALRGLPAPELRLAAGIPASLAEPGGENTDHFVPCRRVCPSPVPENPGDFHLALQPYDLDGIFALLPDRPLFWEGGDFRKLLRQVYRAVAEGVQGLEIREKHPSLKEVDFHLIMGRGGKAPRFFASHRRGDTAALRKILESLGMTRSLSGYPRPRTLKVPVEVKGGLLPAGRPGFKLAAEEALDLFLSLPPAANLERHSPSSRFLVLAASTAVALASTYHFLPRLAGYGSGRFRVIYVPAASGNPDQDPLLTLEKTFPPSLACRPGGRSVMIPRGVPEIVSLFLTRLVQLFYDIPEPLVHDKLVSAFFRGTTFQPERFDEVRTSSALANWLERLSARTRSVSPVIRVEPSGDSTFRLGVEVEDRRDPMAPYISLAELFTASGPVFSSPPEWVRWEASRQLALAAEYLPRLREVLDSRGLQEPEVSSAEMAELLTRHATTLELLSIRLMLPRELAGLLRPRAAIRASLGSGARPPGFLDLADLLDFQWEISLGDYWLSVEEFRRLATAAEGVVRFKDGYVLLRPDEVKALLRKVSQPPPRPEPAEFLHWALSGERKGIPMRTDPRLREFLRGLSRAEKVDVPSSFRGRLRPYQKRGYAWLYTNAARGLGCCLADDMGLGKTVQALALLLMLKEKGRLRRPALVVCPTTVLGNWEKEALRFAPSLRVCVYHGTGRQLHFEDRDLVITSYGTLRRVEARFRSQEWGAVVVDEAQCIKNPNTGQARAVKSLRAEVRVALSGTPVENHLGELWSIFDFLNPGFLGSLESFRRHFALPIERYRDPERLEVLRKVTGPFILRRLKTDPRIIADLPEKITAEEYCYLTPQQAVLYQKIVDRAMEEVERSSGIQRKGLILSLITHLKQVCDHPLLFTKRGKAESKLSGKSVRALELLERNLRAGEKTLVFTQYVEMGDCLVGMMREELGEEAAFFHGGLPRPARDRMVAEFQEMEKPRIMVVSLRAGGTGLNLTAATSVIHYDLWWNPAVEDQATDRTYRIGQTRNVYVHRLITLHTFEEKIDDLMREKRDLAELTVSKGEKWITELPDRELRTIFELRPGFS from the coding sequence TTGCCGCCGCGGAGGGATTTCGGAAGGACATGGTGGGGCCGAGCCTGGATGGAGGCCCTGGAAAGGATAGACCGCGACACCAACCGCCTTCCCCGCGGAAGGACCTACGCCCGCAGCGGAAGGGTCCTGGAGATAGGGTTGGCGGAGGGAAAGGTATGGGCTTCCGTGCAGGGAACCAGGCCCAGGCCCTACCGGGTGAGCATCGCCTTCAGGGAATTTACACCGGAGGAAGGATCCAAGATCGTGCTCCTTCTGGCCAAGCGGCCCTCCATATCCTGCGACCTGAGCCTGGGCAAGCTGCCGGAACAGATGCTCGAGGCCCTCGAGGAGGCGGGGGTCCCGCTCTTCCCCTCCTCCTGGAAGGACATCCGGGCTAGCTGCTCCTGCCCGGACTGGGCCAATCCCTGCAAGCACATCGCCGCCGTCTATTACCTCCTGGCCAACGAAATCGACAAGGACCCCTTCATTACCTTCGCCCTGCGCGGGCTGCCCGCGCCGGAGCTGCGCCTGGCGGCCGGCATCCCCGCCTCCCTGGCGGAGCCCGGGGGTGAGAACACCGATCACTTCGTCCCCTGCCGCAGGGTATGCCCTTCCCCCGTTCCCGAGAACCCCGGCGACTTCCACCTCGCCCTCCAGCCCTACGACCTAGACGGGATCTTCGCCCTCCTTCCCGACCGGCCCCTCTTCTGGGAAGGCGGCGACTTCAGGAAGCTCCTGCGCCAGGTCTACCGGGCGGTGGCCGAGGGAGTCCAGGGCCTGGAGATACGCGAGAAACACCCCTCGCTGAAGGAAGTCGACTTCCACCTCATAATGGGGAGGGGCGGGAAGGCACCGCGTTTCTTTGCTTCCCACCGCCGTGGAGATACCGCGGCCCTCAGGAAGATACTGGAGTCCCTCGGCATGACCCGGTCGTTGTCGGGATACCCCCGCCCCCGCACCCTGAAGGTGCCCGTCGAGGTGAAGGGAGGCCTGCTTCCGGCCGGGCGCCCCGGATTCAAGCTCGCGGCGGAGGAGGCTCTGGACCTGTTCCTCTCCCTGCCCCCCGCCGCTAACCTGGAAAGGCACTCCCCTTCCTCGCGCTTCCTCGTCCTGGCCGCCTCCACCGCCGTGGCCCTGGCTTCTACCTACCATTTCCTTCCTCGACTGGCCGGGTATGGAAGCGGGCGCTTCAGGGTGATATACGTACCCGCCGCGAGCGGAAATCCCGACCAGGACCCCCTCCTCACCCTGGAGAAGACGTTTCCTCCCTCCCTGGCCTGTCGTCCCGGGGGACGCTCGGTGATGATTCCACGGGGAGTTCCGGAGATCGTCTCCCTCTTCCTTACCCGGCTGGTCCAACTCTTCTATGACATCCCGGAGCCGCTTGTGCACGACAAGCTGGTATCCGCCTTCTTCCGGGGAACCACGTTCCAGCCGGAGCGTTTCGATGAGGTCCGTACATCTTCCGCCCTGGCCAACTGGCTGGAAAGACTCAGCGCGCGCACCAGGTCCGTTTCCCCGGTGATCCGCGTGGAGCCTTCCGGGGACAGCACTTTCCGCCTCGGGGTGGAGGTGGAGGACCGTCGCGACCCCATGGCCCCCTACATCTCCCTGGCCGAGCTTTTTACCGCCTCCGGGCCCGTATTCTCCTCCCCTCCCGAATGGGTCAGGTGGGAAGCCTCCCGGCAGCTGGCCCTGGCTGCGGAGTACCTACCCCGCCTGCGGGAGGTCCTCGATTCCCGCGGTCTCCAGGAACCCGAGGTCTCTTCCGCGGAAATGGCGGAATTGCTCACCCGCCACGCCACCACCCTCGAACTCCTGAGCATCCGCCTTATGCTCCCCCGAGAGCTCGCTGGCCTCCTCAGGCCCCGGGCTGCCATCCGGGCTTCCCTGGGCAGCGGGGCACGCCCGCCGGGATTCCTGGACCTTGCGGACCTCCTGGATTTCCAGTGGGAGATAAGCCTGGGGGATTATTGGCTCTCCGTGGAGGAGTTCCGCCGCCTGGCCACCGCGGCGGAGGGAGTGGTGAGGTTCAAGGACGGCTACGTGCTCCTCAGGCCGGATGAGGTAAAGGCGCTGCTCAGAAAGGTTTCCCAGCCCCCACCGCGTCCCGAGCCCGCCGAGTTTCTCCACTGGGCCCTCTCCGGAGAGAGGAAGGGCATACCGATGCGGACCGACCCTCGCCTCCGGGAGTTCCTGCGCGGACTCTCGCGCGCCGAGAAAGTCGACGTGCCATCCTCCTTCCGGGGTCGGCTGCGCCCCTACCAGAAAAGGGGTTATGCCTGGCTGTATACCAACGCCGCACGGGGACTGGGCTGCTGCCTGGCCGACGACATGGGCCTGGGAAAGACGGTTCAAGCCCTGGCCCTGTTGCTCATGCTCAAGGAAAAGGGAAGGCTCCGGCGCCCGGCTCTGGTGGTTTGCCCCACCACGGTGTTGGGAAACTGGGAAAAGGAGGCCCTCCGTTTCGCTCCCTCGCTCCGGGTGTGCGTGTACCACGGCACGGGCCGCCAGCTCCACTTCGAAGACAGGGACCTGGTGATAACTTCCTACGGCACCCTGCGCCGGGTCGAGGCCAGATTCCGGAGCCAGGAGTGGGGCGCCGTGGTGGTGGACGAGGCCCAGTGCATAAAGAACCCGAACACCGGCCAGGCCCGGGCCGTGAAATCCCTGCGGGCGGAGGTGCGGGTGGCTCTCAGTGGCACTCCCGTGGAGAATCACCTGGGAGAGCTGTGGAGCATCTTCGACTTCCTGAACCCCGGCTTCCTGGGATCCCTGGAGAGCTTCCGCCGCCACTTCGCCCTGCCCATCGAGCGCTACCGGGATCCGGAACGCCTGGAGGTACTGCGGAAGGTCACCGGACCCTTCATCCTGAGGCGCCTGAAAACGGACCCCAGGATAATCGCCGACCTTCCGGAAAAGATCACCGCGGAGGAGTACTGCTATCTCACCCCCCAGCAGGCCGTCCTTTACCAGAAAATCGTGGATCGGGCCATGGAGGAAGTGGAACGAAGCAGCGGCATCCAGCGGAAGGGCCTCATCCTCTCCCTGATCACCCACCTCAAGCAGGTCTGCGACCACCCCCTGCTCTTTACCAAGCGGGGGAAGGCGGAATCGAAGCTCTCGGGTAAATCCGTCCGCGCCCTGGAGCTCCTGGAACGGAACCTCCGAGCCGGGGAGAAGACCCTGGTCTTCACCCAGTACGTGGAGATGGGTGACTGCCTGGTGGGGATGATGCGGGAAGAGCTGGGGGAGGAGGCCGCCTTCTTCCACGGAGGACTACCCCGCCCCGCAAGGGACCGGATGGTTGCCGAGTTCCAGGAAATGGAGAAACCGCGCATCATGGTGGTCTCCCTTCGCGCCGGGGGGACCGGGCTGAACCTCACCGCTGCCACCTCGGTCATCCACTACGACCTGTGGTGGAACCCGGCGGTGGAGGACCAGGCCACCGACCGCACCTACCGCATCGGCCAGACCCGTAACGTCTACGTTCACCGCCTGATAACCCTACATACCTTCGAGGAGAAGATCGACGACCTCATGCGGGAGAAGAGGGATCTGGCCGAGCTCACCGTGAGCAAGGGCGAGAAGTGGATAACCGAGCTCCCCGACCGCGAACTGCGCACGATCTTTGAACTCCGCCCCGGATTTTCTTAA
- the pdxS gene encoding pyridoxal 5'-phosphate synthase lyase subunit PdxS encodes MVEKGTLRVKTGLAEMLKGGVIMDVTTPEQARIAEEAGAVAVMALERVPADIRAAGGVARMADPSVIEAIMEAVTIPVMAKVRIGHFVEAQILEALGVDYIDESEVLTPADEKHHIDKWQFTVPFVCGAINLGEALRRIGEGAAMIRTKGEAGTGNVVEAVRHMRTINEEIRRLTVTPKEELMSVAKEMGAPYDLVCWVAENGRLPVVNFSAGGIATPADAALMMQLGADGVFVGSGIFKSEDPAARARAIVLATTHYNDPKILAEVSRGLGKAMVGKEISEIGRENLIQFRGW; translated from the coding sequence ATGGTAGAGAAAGGAACCTTGCGGGTGAAGACCGGTCTGGCGGAGATGCTCAAGGGCGGGGTGATCATGGATGTCACCACCCCGGAGCAGGCCAGGATCGCCGAGGAGGCAGGTGCGGTGGCGGTGATGGCCCTGGAGAGGGTCCCCGCGGACATCCGTGCCGCCGGGGGCGTGGCCCGCATGGCCGATCCCAGCGTCATCGAGGCCATCATGGAGGCGGTGACCATCCCGGTGATGGCCAAGGTGCGCATCGGCCATTTCGTGGAGGCGCAGATACTGGAGGCCCTGGGGGTGGACTACATCGACGAGAGCGAGGTGCTCACCCCCGCAGACGAGAAGCACCACATCGATAAGTGGCAGTTCACCGTGCCCTTTGTTTGCGGGGCCATCAACCTGGGGGAGGCCTTGCGCCGCATCGGCGAGGGGGCGGCCATGATCCGCACCAAGGGGGAGGCGGGCACGGGCAACGTGGTGGAGGCCGTGCGCCACATGCGCACCATCAACGAGGAAATAAGGCGCCTCACCGTGACCCCCAAGGAGGAGCTCATGTCCGTGGCCAAGGAGATGGGAGCTCCGTACGACCTGGTATGCTGGGTGGCGGAGAACGGGCGACTGCCGGTGGTCAACTTCTCCGCCGGCGGCATAGCCACTCCCGCCGACGCTGCCCTCATGATGCAGCTGGGCGCGGACGGCGTTTTCGTGGGCTCGGGGATCTTCAAGTCCGAGGACCCGGCGGCTCGGGCCAGGGCCATCGTCTTGGCCACCACCCACTACAACGACCCCAAGATACTGGCCGAAGTATCCCGGGGCCTGGGCAAGGCCATGGTGGGCAAGGAGATCTCCGAGATCGGGCGGGAGAACCTGATCCAGTTCCGTGGCTGGTGA